GAAAGTGGCTCAGTAATTCTGATTTAGGGGCATTAACTGCCCCACAGAATCTACTGTTTAAGTATTTTTTCAGTAGGCTCCATTATTTTTAGGCATAATAACTACATCAATTGTTTTCAAGATGATCCATAAATCGAGCCAAAAAGTTCTAAATTTGACATAATGTAGGTCTATTTGAACTCTTCTAGGATAGGGAATGTCATTGCGCCCAGAAACTTGCCACAATCCTGTAATTCCCGGACGGATCGTTAAAATCCGATCGATGTGGTAGCCATATTTGGGAAGTTCTTCAGCTACTAAAGGTCGCGGGCCAACAACACTCATATCCCCTTTTAAAACATTCCAGAACTGGGGAAATTCATCTAAGCTAGTAATTCGCAAAAACCGCCCAATTTTAGTAATTCTGGGGTCATGTTTAAGCTTAAAGCTGCTTTCAAATTCTTGCCGCATCTGCGGGGATGTTTCCATCATTTGTACGAGAATTTCATCAGCATTGCTCACCATTGTGCGAAATTTAATACAATTAAAGGGCTTGTAGTTTTTACCTACCCTTTCTTGTACATAAAAAATCGGACCTTCTGAGCTGCAAGCAATCAGTAAGGCCAGGATTAAGTACACAGGGAAAAATACGATCAAAACAAACAGAGAAAACACAATATCAAACAGGCGCTTGGCAAACTCTCCGTTTAAACCTTGAAAAGACAAACCTTTGGGTTTTATCCTAGGAGTCTTTTTTTGTTGGCCCCTTTTTAACAAAGTACGCGCAGACGTACTAGCGTCTTGCCGTAGGCCTCGCTTGCCGGAGAGGAGTGAGCTCTGGGCAGTCATCATACTCCTTAACAATCCACACCACACATAGTCCCAATCTTAAATCTAAAACGAGGTGCTTCTGGGTCTAAATTTCCAAAAGCTACAAAACAATTACAAAAATCTTCACCCTTACTCCAAAAAAGGTGTTTTTTTGCTGCACCGTTCTACAAAATTGAGATAGCGATCGCCAAAAACCTGTCGGGAAAACTGGCTAGCGTGCGATCGCAAATATACAGGATTAAACGCGTTTTGATACATTTCAAACTTTTCGACTGCTTCTACTAAAGCAGCTTCTGTTTGTACGTTAAAGAAAATACCTGTACTTGTATCGCCACAAGAGCGAATATCTCGTACAGTTTCTAACGCGCCCCCTGCACCATAGGCAATTACAGGTGTACCACAAGCTTGTGCCTCAACTAAAGCAATACCAAAATCTTCACAAGCTGCGTACACAAACGCCTTTGCTCTAGCCATATATTTTTTCACTACATCATCAGGTTGCCATCCCAGTATTTGGATATTAAAATTTGCTATTTTGCGAAGATATTTCATCTGTGGGCCTGTACCAATTATTACCAATGGTTTTTGCAGTTGATTAAAAGCTCGGACAATTAAAGA
The genomic region above belongs to Calothrix sp. NIES-2098 and contains:
- a CDS encoding sugar transferase; its protein translation is MTAQSSLLSGKRGLRQDASTSARTLLKRGQQKKTPRIKPKGLSFQGLNGEFAKRLFDIVFSLFVLIVFFPVYLILALLIACSSEGPIFYVQERVGKNYKPFNCIKFRTMVSNADEILVQMMETSPQMRQEFESSFKLKHDPRITKIGRFLRITSLDEFPQFWNVLKGDMSVVGPRPLVAEELPKYGYHIDRILTIRPGITGLWQVSGRNDIPYPRRVQIDLHYVKFRTFWLDLWIILKTIDVVIMPKNNGAY